The Gossypium hirsutum isolate 1008001.06 chromosome D02, Gossypium_hirsutum_v2.1, whole genome shotgun sequence region TCATTGTTAAGTGTTGTTATCCCACATCTAATAATTCTTGGGTTTCATGAAGTCTTATGTTCAAGTTGGCCACTAAACCTATTGCCAATTGGTTTTAAGTTGGATGTAACATGGTATTTAGAACCCAAGTGGTGTTTGGTTTTTCCTCCTATCCTATCTGAGGTTGATCCCTTGGGAGGTATTCCACATGTAGGACCTTATTGAGCTACAAGTGAGAGGGAGTGTTAAGTGGTGTTATCCCACATCTGTTAAGTCTAGGGTTTCCCATGGTCTTATTTAAGTTGTCATGGTTTTAGGTTGGGTACTTAACAATCGTGAACTAGAACATTAAAATGCCCATTAGAGCTTCATTCAaattaatttagcttaatttgATTCTCTTTAACTTTTACCAATGTTCATCTTGTTGGAATGCTCTCATTTGGGGAATATTGCTTCCATATCAAGTCTCTTTTCTTGTTGATTAGTACGCTATGCAAAACTAGTACTATTAGTTCCTTCTAGGTAAAAACTCTTTCAAAGTAATTTCACTTTCCCAGGTTATCCTAAAGGAGATAAATTGAGTCAAGGATGAATGGTTCTTCTTGAATAAcagttttcttttaattcttaGGTTCTTGTGAGATGAAATTAATGAATTCAACACACCTTGTGGAGCCCGTAGAAAGTCGGAAGTTTGCTCGATTTTCCTTACAGTATAAACAAATGGAAGAGAAGCCTGAAGGAGAAGATCAGTGGGTACCTAGATTTGCCGGGCATCAGAGTTTACAAGAACGTGGGGAATCTTTTTTGGCACGTGACCAAAAGATAAATTGTGGGTTTGTTAAAGGTCCACAAGGATATCCAAGCACTGGCTTTGATCTGGCAGAAGATGATGTGAATTATATCAGCAGGTGCCATATTGCTGTCATATCTTGCATTTTCGGAAATTCTGATCGCTTGAGGACACCTGCTGGCAAAATGGTATGAGGATAATCTTTTTCTGGCAGTACATGGTCTTAGTGTCCTTTgtgattgtttttgaattttaaaagatatgcaCTTCTGTTTTTAGAAGTAGCtgttcttttgttttcttctttttcttcttctgctGTTTGATAACCTGATAAGTTTTAGGTTCGAACGTTAATTAATAAGAGCCTTCGTGTTACCTGTTGACTACCTCACCATGCACATGCATGTGTATCTAACCATATACCTCCTGTCCTGGTATCTCTTCTTTAGACCGTCTTAACTCTTTGATATCCTCTTCTTTTGGTTGTCACTGattattatgtattaaatttgtgattttattgTAGAATTAGcagttttcttttttcctttttgcatGGCACTTTCCAGGTTTCATGAATGCTGGAGGCTGAATCAATTCACAAACTTTTTGATGGGAAAGGGAAAAAAGACAATTTCAAAagccaaaagaaaatgaaataaattctaTATGCATTCCACAGATTGATCACTTCGTCCAAAATTTTCTGAGTTTGGCAAAGATACCCCAAAAACATTGTTTGCTTTGTATGGTGGGTGAAGGGGTGAAGGCAAGATTGTGTTCTATGCACACCAGCCTTTCAAATCCCTATCCTCAGCCCAAGCCTTGAATGTGATGTTTGAGGTGACATGAATATGTTCTAGAGCTAAGAAATTagagaaaaaagagagaacaaTGGCATAGTATGACAAACAAAAAGCTTGTCCCTGTTGGGTTGAATGGCACGAAATCTAACTGGAGGAAGGAACTGCCACTTCTATTGGTCATCATTTGAATTTGTTAGACTACTTTGCATAGTGTGCTTCATACATAATATTATTACACTCTTCATTCTTTAAGGGTTTATCATGCACTACCATTTTGTTTATCATTGAATTGCTGGAGTAAAATGTGACTTGGATTATAACAATGGTTGAATCATTATTTCTCCTGATTTTAGGTTACTCGTTCGTCAAGGAAAAATGTCTGCTTTGTTATGTTTGTGGATGAAGCTACGATGCAAACAGTTTATTCAGAAGGTCAAACACCTGATGGTGGTTTTATTGGTTTATGGAAGATAGTGGTTGTAAAGAATCTTCCTTACACTGATATGCGTAGGGTGGGAAAAATACCAAAACTGTTACCGCATCGACTATTTCCTTTTGCAAGGTTTGAACTGGATACTTGGAAATTTTTGTTTCATAATGCATCCACTAGTTTTTATATGTTTCACATTTTATGACCATTTTCATGAATGAAGTTTTCTTAGCAGCAAGTTGTTTATTATGATTATCCTTTTTCTGGATGATATTACTTAGACAGGCTTGACATTTGTTTCTTAACTCTTCTGATCTCAGGTACTCGATCTGGTTAGATAGCAAACTACGTCTACAGCGTGACCCCTTACAACTCCTGGATTACTTCTTGTGGCGAAAAGGTCATGAGTATGCCATTTCTAATCACTATGATCGTCATTGCGTCTGGGAAGAGGTTGCGCAAAATAAGAAGCTGAACAAGTATAATCATACAGTCATTGATGAGCAATTTGATTTCTATCAGGCTGATGGACTGAAAAGATTCGACGCTTCAGATCCTAACAAGCTTCTTCCTAGCAGTAAGAAAATTTCACACTCAAGCACCCTTAGAAGTTTGGAGTTGCATGCATATACACAAATATACACCCGAGGGTTTTTATTTATGACAGTTAATGCTTCTACTTTGTTGTTTGAAATGCAGATGTGCCTGAAGGTTCATTTATTGTTAGAGCACACACCCCGATGTCAAATTTGTTCTCATGTCTTTGGTTCAATGAGGTTGAGCGGTTTACTCCCCGTGATCAGCTAAGTTTCGCATATACATACCAGAAATTGCGAAGAACAAATCCTGACAAACCCTTTTATCTGAACATGTTCAAGGTAAAGAAACTCTGACAAAAAGTGGCTGTAGCTTTTAAAATTAGACtacaattcatttaggtcctcaTGTTGCCTCTCTGGTTTCTTTGATTGCAGGATTGTGAGAGGAGAGCCGTAGCTAAGTTGTTTCGACATAGATCGGATGAGAAGCGAAATGTTCAGCAACGGGCAACATTGTAAAATGTATGTTGTATTATCAAACCTTTGCTGTTGaatataaaaagaattattttttgcACACTTTCCTTGGCCATGCTGGTTCATAAAGAAAGGAGTTGCATCGGTGGTGATGGTTGTTGACATAGAATGATGGACGTCGAGGGAACAACGTTTGTCGAGCATGGTGGAGGTATCTTGGTTGGGGGGGAAAGTCCATTAGCTTTAAATTGCTAGAAAAATTCTGTTTTGCATAATTGTTATTTGTTCTTTTGTTCACATTGATTGCTTCGTCCATAGGTAAAAACGGAGGACCAATACTAATGTACTTCTTACACCTAAAATTTGTTGTATTATTGCTATtactattatcatcattttttgaACCTTTCAATTGGTTATTGAAGTTTTATTTGACTGCTCAATTCATCCACAAATATAAATGATTTTCCTAGTTGGTTACAAATAGAACCATTGCTACCAttccaaataatataattattttttgggtaaattttaattattcaactATAAGGAATTACAAAATGAACATTAAACTATTCAATTGTCTTTTTTACTTACCAGTTGATTAACTTAAAAATGAAAGCATTCAAAAATTCAAGATAGTCGGGTgacaaaaaaagataaaattgaatagttgaatgagtgatattttgtaaattttttttatagttgaatgactaaaaaaaatactaataattggGTGATTAGTAATGTAGTTTatccatattttttatattatatttagtagATGTTGATAAATCCTCCACTAAACCTTTACAAAtgatctaaataaataagaaaaataaaaatttgagtttaattacaATTATGAAATCCTAGAGAAGCCGATGTATGAACACCATTGGTGATACGATGATCTGCTATTACATTCACCAACAATTAATGCAAAAATGTTGTTATACTTATGCAGCTGTGAATAAATAAATTAGATGATGAACAAAGCAGCTCATCATTTTGTTACCTGCATAACGAATTACATTATGCAAAGCAGCTAATGCtatgaataaataaatgcaaAAGCCTTGTTCTTATTATGCCTCGTTTAAATGATATTAGAGCAGATACCAACTTTATTCACCCAATTGGATTGGTGTCCTTTTTATCTAGGCTGCTTTTGTATGTGATTTGTTACGCTTGCCCCCAATCCTTAGTAGTTACCATAGTTTACTACAATTCGTACAAGATGTACAATTAAATATGTTGCGACATTTGGTAAATTCAATTTCaagtaaattttctttttatagttACAGTATCACTGATCATATAACGATTAAGAGAGAGACTGAGTCACACAGTCGAGAGTAAAAAAATCACAATCCCCTTAACGAAAAGAGCCACGTTACATCCATTTCTTAGGCTATCAACAATTATAAATAAGCGATACTACATGTCTTTAGAAAGTTGTTTGCTTAGCTACCCATTGTGTAGCAATTAACTATCATCAACCTCTCTTCTCTTGGACCAAGTGATTTTCTTGGGCTTCATGTTTATTACAATCACCACAAGATGTAAGATTAAatataggggtgagcaaaactcgattcgactcgaaaaaattgaaaaaaaattggaatttcgaattaaacgaatcgagttattcgagttaatcgagttattcgaatcaactcgaatttttttttcgaatttcgagttcgaatcgagttgagttttcgaatcaAACTATAATagtttacatttttaccccaaactcccaaacctttttacttttccctcaaaacttttactccttcccactttccccccaaaacttttactcccctcccctcccaaccccccaatctacccaaaatccatttcccaccaaaattttactctcccatttattttttctcaaaattttactcccaaaaactctcaaaacattttattttcccccaaaaatttttattccctcccacttttcccctaaaacttttattcccttcccatcccacctcccatttatcccaaaccctcccccctccaatttttttttaatattttccctccaaaattttactccccctatttactttccctcaaacttttattccccaaaactttttatttttcccctaaacttttacttctcaccctttactctcaaataaaaaatcaaaattatccaaaaaaaacaactaaacataaatagtaataattttatttatatctactatttatattattaaattaaatttcacattttatattatttatattattgaattgtttagtcatattgaatatttatattaaaattgaattattaattattccataaaatattcgtgttaaaattttatactagtattaatttcacattttatttttgaaataacttttattaaaaaatcatatttttacatttaatatattttttaattctaaaatacatagtgacaagaatctgaagataattgaaataactaagcaagcaaagaagctaaccaatatataaaaaattaataaataaattatgaagtgatgaaagttaataaaaaatttgattaatgtggacaaattttattacgatggtgataatggttacaaggacccaaaatcatttttttaaatttaactcgaacaaatatattcgattcgattcgattcgaattccatctcacttgacttgattcgagaaaacttcaaataaagttaggatgataaaatgagattcgaaaacttgattaactcgaaaattttcgattcgattcgattcggttcgatcgaatgctcacccctaattaaATATGTTGCCTAATATTTCCTTaaacatttatatgttttatatttcgTAAATCCTTTTTAAGTAAAGTTTCCTTTTATTtggtaaaaaattaattttggagAACTGACGGTTATAATGTCACTGATCACGTAACAACTGAGAGAGAGACTGGA contains the following coding sequences:
- the LOC107910498 gene encoding uncharacterized protein; the protein is MAQYRQQHQYSNGTTSDHVAIGVRGGAGNKAARWRRSGRADRSRRISIGSLIFVLPLVFLVTVLVYYYISADNNENRRELIRYQPEDDDLKADSDFLTNVTRMENFKILNFGNGSVAHGRDSRYWDRDDRRRDDDYNEDAVEHNIMDSRDKPLDGGHVPMKVKNKKGASLDSDRGLDRRVVGLYNEAGRNELKMYEAEYEASLKNGDKSKKELGNSHQLSDSKDFGIHNEIDDDDDHYNDSIDSNDSRKEDYDDFGHDKDYILDEAKSHDENVNESTTSFNAKTNNEHVVKEVKEESSLSREASQDFDDVDADSHHAGSLGHKSGKNLRSSSKKKPRRRKFSGSCEMKLMNSTHLVEPVESRKFARFSLQYKQMEEKPEGEDQWVPRFAGHQSLQERGESFLARDQKINCGFVKGPQGYPSTGFDLAEDDVNYISRCHIAVISCIFGNSDRLRTPAGKMVTRSSRKNVCFVMFVDEATMQTVYSEGQTPDGGFIGLWKIVVVKNLPYTDMRRVGKIPKLLPHRLFPFARYSIWLDSKLRLQRDPLQLLDYFLWRKGHEYAISNHYDRHCVWEEVAQNKKLNKYNHTVIDEQFDFYQADGLKRFDASDPNKLLPSNVPEGSFIVRAHTPMSNLFSCLWFNEVERFTPRDQLSFAYTYQKLRRTNPDKPFYLNMFKDCERRAVAKLFRHRSDEKRNVQQRATL